In Kitasatospora gansuensis, a genomic segment contains:
- a CDS encoding acyl-CoA carboxylase epsilon subunit has protein sequence MSGPEGPVLRVLHGRPDPVELAATVLVLRAAAVAAAARAGAPPGQGGHRAVDWERPGADHHSAGSWQRDPAPI, from the coding sequence GTGAGCGGGCCGGAGGGGCCGGTCCTGCGGGTGCTGCACGGCCGGCCGGATCCGGTCGAACTCGCCGCCACCGTCCTGGTGTTGCGGGCGGCCGCCGTCGCGGCGGCGGCCCGGGCCGGGGCGCCGCCCGGCCAGGGCGGCCACCGGGCGGTGGACTGGGAGCGGCCGGGAGCGGACCACCACTCGGCCGGCTCCTGGCAGCGCGATCCGGCCCCGATCTAG
- a CDS encoding 4'-phosphopantetheinyl transferase family protein, whose translation MSGAATGGAVAVPTGPAPAGAVTQVWHGGAATPQAELDLRRTGLLSAAELDRARRLTPEAARLYLSSHVALRRILAARLDRDPAGLRFGRRACPQCADPGHGAPALTGPNAGASFNLTASGGSWLLAVTGHGPLGVDLATAAGPDPDRAAPLTLTPREREQLARLTDPADRRAAGLRAWSRKEAVLKAVGVGLAADLRAIEVDPELPGPVVVRFGVGAGPRRWLVQDLPVGQGRYAALARPFPATGRVSLVEYADPALSRPAAA comes from the coding sequence GTGAGCGGGGCCGCCACCGGCGGCGCCGTCGCGGTCCCGACCGGGCCGGCCCCGGCCGGAGCCGTCACCCAGGTCTGGCACGGCGGGGCCGCCACCCCGCAGGCCGAACTCGACCTGCGGCGCACCGGGTTGCTCTCCGCCGCCGAACTCGACCGGGCCCGGCGGCTCACCCCTGAGGCCGCCCGGCTCTACCTGAGCTCGCACGTGGCGCTGCGCCGGATCCTGGCTGCCCGGCTCGACCGGGACCCGGCCGGGCTGCGGTTCGGCCGCCGGGCCTGCCCGCAGTGCGCCGACCCGGGCCACGGCGCCCCCGCACTCACCGGCCCAAACGCCGGAGCAAGCTTCAACCTGACTGCCTCGGGCGGCAGTTGGCTGCTGGCGGTGACCGGTCACGGCCCGCTCGGAGTGGATCTGGCGACCGCCGCCGGCCCCGACCCGGACCGGGCCGCACCGCTGACCCTGACCCCCCGGGAGCGCGAACAGCTGGCCCGGCTGACCGACCCGGCCGACCGTCGGGCGGCCGGCCTGCGGGCCTGGAGCCGGAAGGAGGCGGTGCTGAAGGCGGTCGGCGTCGGCCTGGCGGCCGACCTGCGCGCGATCGAGGTGGACCCGGAGCTGCCGGGCCCGGTGGTGGTCCGGTTCGGCGTCGGCGCCGGGCCGCGACGGTGGCTGGTGCAGGATCTGCCGGTCGGTCAGGGCCGGTACGCCGCGCTGGCCAGGCCGTTCCCCGCGACCGGCCGGGTCAGCCTGGTCGAGTACGCCGACCCGGCCCTGTCCCGACCGGCCGCCGCATGA
- a CDS encoding non-ribosomal peptide synthetase, which yields MNRVPTSLLAVLAERAAATPTAPALLGPDGRSVDYRRLDGLVRATMARLAELGVERQDRVLVCAPNDLDGVVVQLAVMAGAVCYPVNPLLTEEEFGQALAMAEPSLVLTFAGSSASLLRATAGTSCAILEATPDPLGGPVELRFTGAGLDPLRPLAEPVADEALLLRTSGTTSAGKIVPLAQRHLLAGATASVLAYGLTPADRCLNVMPTFHIHGLVGSVITSLIAGSSVLLLPAFDAEQTLRALTESGATWFSAGPTIHRLLLDRLRERPADLSGLRFARSGTASLPTALREELELAYGAPVLETYGMSEAHQIASTLPSDGTPRAAGMVPTGSEVGLLDPDGTVRTTPGSTGEIVLRGANVIDRYFRLEDGAEAFVDGWLRTGDLGRLAEDGSIQLTGRIKEMINRGGEKISPYEVEEALLRHPGVRQAVAFGVADELFTQRVAAVVVLHEGAAVDEAGLRAHVAGLLAPFKVPSRVLVQAELELNALGKLVRADYSRRYATQFAEQAEQAAALAVEAVPALTARPQTPVEAAMAGLWAFALDRDRFGDVDEDFFTAGGESLSAMALLNGIKDAFDVDISPAGLFDELNTVERLAGAVTEALAGGAR from the coding sequence ATGAACCGCGTCCCGACCTCCCTGCTCGCCGTGCTGGCCGAACGGGCCGCCGCCACTCCCACCGCCCCCGCCCTGCTCGGCCCCGACGGGCGGAGCGTCGACTACCGCCGACTCGACGGCCTGGTCCGGGCCACCATGGCCCGGCTGGCCGAGCTCGGCGTCGAGCGGCAGGACCGGGTGCTGGTCTGCGCGCCCAACGACCTGGACGGCGTGGTGGTCCAACTCGCCGTGATGGCTGGCGCGGTGTGCTACCCGGTCAACCCGCTGCTGACCGAGGAGGAGTTCGGGCAGGCGCTCGCGATGGCCGAGCCCTCGCTCGTGCTGACCTTCGCGGGGAGCTCCGCAAGCCTGCTCCGGGCCACCGCCGGGACCAGCTGCGCGATCCTGGAGGCCACCCCCGATCCGCTCGGCGGGCCGGTCGAACTCCGGTTCACCGGCGCCGGGTTGGACCCGCTCCGGCCGCTCGCCGAGCCGGTCGCGGACGAGGCACTGCTGCTGCGCACCTCGGGTACGACCTCGGCCGGCAAGATCGTCCCGCTCGCGCAGCGCCACCTCCTTGCGGGTGCCACCGCCTCCGTCCTGGCGTACGGCCTCACGCCCGCCGACCGCTGCCTCAACGTGATGCCGACCTTCCACATCCACGGCCTGGTCGGCTCGGTGATCACCTCGCTGATCGCCGGATCGAGCGTCCTGCTGCTACCCGCCTTCGACGCCGAGCAGACCCTGCGCGCGCTGACCGAGAGCGGGGCGACCTGGTTCTCGGCCGGCCCGACCATCCACCGGCTGCTGCTCGACCGGCTGCGCGAACGGCCGGCCGACCTGAGTGGCCTGCGGTTCGCCCGCTCCGGCACCGCCAGCCTGCCGACCGCCCTCCGCGAGGAGCTCGAACTCGCCTACGGCGCACCGGTACTGGAGACCTACGGGATGTCCGAGGCGCACCAGATCGCCTCCACCCTGCCGTCGGACGGCACCCCGCGCGCGGCCGGCATGGTGCCCACCGGCTCCGAGGTCGGCCTGCTCGACCCCGACGGCACGGTCCGGACCACCCCCGGCAGTACGGGCGAAATCGTGCTGCGCGGCGCCAATGTGATCGACCGTTACTTCCGGCTGGAGGACGGCGCCGAGGCGTTCGTCGACGGCTGGCTGCGGACCGGCGACCTCGGGCGGCTGGCCGAGGACGGCTCGATCCAACTCACCGGCCGGATCAAGGAGATGATCAACCGGGGCGGCGAGAAGATCTCCCCGTACGAGGTCGAGGAGGCGCTGCTGCGACACCCCGGCGTCCGGCAGGCGGTGGCCTTCGGCGTGGCGGACGAGCTGTTCACCCAGCGGGTGGCCGCCGTGGTGGTGCTGCACGAGGGCGCGGCCGTGGACGAAGCCGGGCTGCGGGCGCACGTCGCGGGCCTGCTCGCCCCGTTCAAGGTGCCCTCCCGGGTGCTGGTGCAGGCGGAGTTGGAGCTCAACGCGCTCGGCAAGCTGGTCCGGGCCGACTACAGCCGCCGGTACGCCACCCAGTTCGCCGAGCAGGCCGAGCAGGCGGCGGCCCTGGCCGTCGAAGCCGTACCCGCGCTGACAGCGCGGCCGCAGACGCCGGTGGAGGCCGCGATGGCCGGGCTCTGGGCCTTCGCGCTCGACCGGGACCGGTTCGGCGACGTCGACGAGGACTTCTTCACGGCGGGCGGCGAATCCCTCTCCGCGATGGCGCTGCTGAACGGGATCAAGGACGCCTTCGACGTGGACATCTCCCCGGCCGGACTGTTCGACGAACTGAACACCGTCGAACGGCTGGCGGGCGCGGTCACCGAGGCACTGGCGGGCGGGGCGCGGTGA
- a CDS encoding pyridoxal-phosphate dependent enzyme, which yields MNHHVRQGILDTVGQTPLVCLNGLSPDSGLRVHAKLERFNPTGSIEDRTALGLLLTPLRTGEIVPGRPVVLAADSGNLAISYAQVCRYYGLDLHVVVEAGAVTVWHRAMLHAFGARIEAVRTAPAGGPPDGGRLARLADALAATLPGAYRPRSGSPDSTDDTLVREIRAGLPADPDYLFCPASSPVALLGAAAHLRTHRLATTLVVVDDLPHGGRPRGPGLDLVEPVTEAEAVAGCRQLLDREGLLTGRSSGAVIAAFARLRGRLEPGAVCVLILPDGGDRYADTVYSDSWVDAQVGTVPELRLTHLEPVR from the coding sequence ATGAACCACCACGTTCGCCAGGGCATCCTGGACACCGTCGGCCAGACCCCGCTGGTCTGCCTGAACGGCCTCTCCCCCGACTCCGGCCTGCGGGTGCACGCCAAGCTGGAACGCTTCAACCCGACCGGCAGCATCGAGGACCGCACCGCGCTCGGCCTGCTGCTCACCCCGCTCCGGACCGGTGAGATCGTCCCGGGCCGCCCGGTGGTGCTGGCCGCCGACTCGGGCAACCTCGCCATCTCGTACGCCCAGGTCTGCCGCTACTACGGCCTGGACCTGCACGTGGTGGTCGAGGCCGGGGCCGTCACGGTCTGGCACCGGGCGATGCTGCACGCCTTCGGCGCCCGGATCGAGGCGGTGCGCACCGCTCCCGCCGGCGGTCCGCCGGACGGCGGCCGACTGGCCCGGCTGGCCGACGCGCTGGCGGCCACCCTGCCCGGCGCGTACCGGCCGCGATCCGGCAGCCCGGACAGCACCGACGACACCCTGGTCCGGGAGATCAGGGCCGGGCTGCCGGCCGACCCCGACTACCTGTTCTGCCCCGCCAGCAGCCCGGTCGCGCTGCTCGGCGCCGCCGCCCACCTGCGGACCCACCGGCTGGCCACCACCCTGGTGGTGGTCGACGACCTGCCGCACGGCGGCCGGCCGCGGGGCCCCGGGCTCGACCTGGTCGAGCCGGTGACCGAGGCCGAGGCGGTGGCCGGCTGCCGCCAACTGCTGGACCGGGAGGGCCTGTTGACCGGCCGCTCGTCCGGCGCCGTGATCGCTGCCTTCGCCCGGCTGCGCGGCCGGCTGGAACCCGGCGCGGTCTGCGTGCTGATCCTCCCCGACGGCGGCGACCGGTACGCCGACACCGTCTACTCCGACAGCTGGGTCGACGCCCAGGTCGGCACCGTCCCCGAGCTGCGACTCACCCACCTGGAGCCCGTCCGATGA
- a CDS encoding ABC transporter permease, with product MMRKELLVLLRDRGSLITLFLSPVLFMTVMSFALGNSFADLGSPGKLSISIVDEDHSPAAGAVATALAGSGELKVTSTQDGAPLSAAQAQERVKAKTDSFSVVIPAGFQQRIADGAVPEVGYVVDPSSSRQVVDPVQSAISSLIVTVTSQAGTRLALTKLGDGQSDPALRAALQAQVAALDATTHQVNAKVSFPDGEGAIKYPSVYQQEVPGYTVMYVFFIVTVMASSIMVERREGTFRRLLSAPLPRWQLLLGKVAPYLLVAVVQVGILLGFGRFVFGMDLGVHPLALLPITLALAACAVSLGLLLASIARSEAQVTGIGTAVVLVLAALGGCMVPGVFMPDFMRTVSEFVPQGIALNAYQDILVRGGSLDAALPGAGILLAVAVVLFALAVPRFRFVR from the coding sequence ATGATGCGCAAGGAACTGCTGGTCCTGCTCAGGGACCGCGGCTCGCTGATCACCCTGTTCCTCTCCCCGGTGCTCTTCATGACCGTGATGAGCTTCGCGCTCGGCAACTCCTTCGCCGACCTCGGTTCCCCGGGCAAGCTGAGCATCTCGATCGTGGACGAGGACCACAGCCCGGCCGCCGGGGCGGTGGCCACGGCCCTGGCCGGCAGCGGCGAGCTGAAGGTCACCAGCACCCAGGACGGCGCCCCGCTCAGCGCGGCGCAGGCCCAGGAGCGGGTGAAGGCGAAGACCGACTCGTTCAGCGTGGTGATCCCGGCCGGCTTCCAGCAGCGGATCGCGGACGGCGCGGTGCCCGAGGTGGGCTACGTGGTGGACCCGTCCTCGTCCCGCCAGGTGGTGGACCCGGTGCAGTCGGCGATCAGCAGCCTGATCGTCACGGTCACCTCGCAGGCCGGGACCAGGCTCGCGCTCACCAAGCTGGGTGACGGTCAGTCCGATCCGGCGCTCCGCGCGGCCCTCCAGGCCCAGGTGGCGGCGCTGGACGCGACCACCCATCAGGTGAACGCCAAGGTGAGCTTCCCGGACGGCGAGGGCGCGATCAAGTACCCCTCGGTGTACCAGCAGGAGGTGCCCGGCTACACGGTGATGTACGTCTTCTTCATCGTCACCGTGATGGCCAGCTCGATCATGGTCGAGCGGCGGGAGGGCACCTTCCGCCGGCTGCTCTCCGCCCCGCTGCCGCGCTGGCAGCTGCTGCTCGGCAAGGTCGCCCCGTACCTGCTGGTCGCGGTGGTCCAGGTCGGCATCCTGCTCGGCTTCGGCCGGTTCGTGTTCGGGATGGATCTCGGGGTGCATCCGCTGGCGCTGCTGCCGATCACGCTGGCGCTGGCCGCCTGCGCGGTCTCGCTCGGGCTGCTGCTGGCCTCGATCGCCCGCAGCGAGGCGCAGGTGACCGGGATCGGCACCGCCGTGGTGCTGGTGCTGGCGGCGCTCGGCGGCTGTATGGTCCCCGGGGTGTTCATGCCCGACTTCATGCGCACCGTCTCGGAGTTCGTCCCGCAGGGGATCGCGCTCAACGCCTACCAGGACATCCTGGTGCGCGGCGGGTCGCTGGACGCGGCGCTGCCCGGGGCCGGCATCCTGCTGGCGGTCGCGGTGGTCCTGTTCGCCCTGGCCGTGCCCCGGTTCCGGTTCGTCCGATGA
- a CDS encoding ABC transporter ATP-binding protein, which yields MTIDLVAPEGVDVTSGAADVLTAEGLVKKFGDRSVVDGISLRVGKGEILGFLGPNGAGKSTTIAMLTGALAPDEGSISVGGLGLTADPIRAKALIGVVPQEIALYPSLTARQNLAFFAGAYKLPRRLRDERIDWALDVVGLTDRAGDRVSSFSGGMQRRVNIAAALLHKPKLLFLDEPTVGVDAQSRNQIFETVLRLRAEFGMSVVYTSHYMPEVEQLCDRIVIIDDGRVLAEGTQDELLEPLGEGLLEWSLNEAESALLPKGVEDLAVAFTAHGEVTVTAATLRVRVTDMPATLRRVSDLATEHGLGLGGIKLGRPDLESLFLDLTGRQIRDGA from the coding sequence ATGACCATCGACCTGGTGGCGCCCGAGGGCGTCGACGTGACCTCCGGAGCGGCCGACGTGCTGACCGCCGAAGGACTGGTCAAGAAGTTCGGTGACCGCTCGGTGGTGGACGGCATCTCGCTGCGGGTCGGCAAGGGCGAGATCCTCGGCTTCCTCGGCCCGAACGGGGCCGGCAAGTCCACCACGATCGCGATGCTGACGGGTGCTCTGGCCCCCGACGAGGGCTCGATCTCGGTGGGCGGGCTCGGTCTGACGGCCGATCCGATCCGGGCCAAGGCGCTGATCGGCGTGGTCCCGCAGGAGATCGCCCTCTACCCGAGCCTGACGGCCCGGCAGAACCTGGCCTTCTTCGCCGGCGCGTACAAGCTGCCCCGCCGGCTCCGCGACGAGCGGATCGACTGGGCCCTCGACGTGGTCGGCCTGACCGACCGCGCCGGGGACCGGGTCTCCTCCTTCTCGGGCGGTATGCAGCGCCGGGTGAACATCGCCGCCGCGCTGCTGCACAAGCCGAAGCTGCTGTTCCTGGACGAGCCGACGGTCGGGGTGGACGCGCAGAGCCGCAACCAGATCTTCGAGACCGTGCTGCGGCTGCGGGCCGAGTTCGGCATGTCGGTCGTCTACACCAGCCACTACATGCCGGAGGTGGAGCAGCTCTGCGACCGCATCGTGATCATCGACGACGGCCGGGTGCTCGCCGAGGGCACCCAGGACGAACTGCTCGAACCGCTCGGTGAGGGCCTGCTCGAGTGGTCGCTCAACGAGGCCGAGTCGGCGCTGCTGCCGAAGGGCGTCGAGGACCTGGCGGTGGCCTTCACCGCGCACGGCGAGGTGACCGTGACCGCCGCCACCCTGCGGGTTCGGGTGACGGACATGCCGGCCACCCTGCGCCGGGTCTCCGACCTGGCCACCGAGCACGGCCTCGGCCTCGGCGGCATCAAGCTCGGCCGCCCGGACCTGGAGTCGCTCTTCCTCGACCTGACGGGTCGCCAGATACGGGACGGTGCCTGA
- a CDS encoding beta-ketoacyl-[acyl-carrier-protein] synthase family protein codes for MRIVITGLGMISAVGTTADECWTAIQAGRSGVGEVTVVDTTGLITSKGGQSPVADEPGVDRCFTLAVKAATEAVEHGRLAEAGYDPERVAVVIGSSLGTSRSVEKFHEQWIKQGLRKADVRLLKGYSLHSVADLVAERLQLTGPRATLSNACAAGAVAIGYASELLWSGEADVVLVGGVDPLAGLSFNGFHSLGALDSDACSPYTRSAGLNLGEGAGFLLLENADAAARRGVPAIAEVAGYGLSADAYHLTAPDPGGDGASRAMTAALRSAGHTVDQVDYINGHGTGTPTNDKIEPKAIRTLFKTPPPVSSTKSMIGHTLGAAGAVEAVVCAMAVRDGILPPTANTGGTPAPSGLDIVPEKARHEAIDVVVSNSFAFGGNNAALVIRNAAMTDTPPPAAVAAAVGRDVVITGVAGIAGSAHSHAELLETLASGEPAYREQVEVEGYGSRPAGTIDYKAIAAGVNPAVLRRMDPTSRLAAAAVEQLHRTYGKPSRQQAEQTGLIFATGLAPITPVKDFNEGIVLAGGPSGANPKFFPNTVVNAAAGHVAILHRFKGITATVCAGGTSALSALHYAYRLISRGASERIVVVVADECPDALLAGHVKIPGFLSDKGVHPFGGGGTVLAAGAVAIVLESAASARENETPVLAKVAGFGLTGDDSGISGLHSHGTAWARSMSEALRTAELTPQDIGLVASAAMGRPAVDDVEIAALRASGLAERPLTATKSLFGETSGSAPGLALVAAVQSIQDGFLPGTWGVDVAPDELPGLVPQGGRSGDVDHALVSSFAYGGSYLSLVVSRWQS; via the coding sequence ATGCGCATCGTCATCACCGGGCTGGGCATGATCTCAGCCGTCGGCACCACCGCGGACGAGTGCTGGACCGCCATCCAGGCGGGGCGCAGCGGAGTCGGCGAGGTCACCGTGGTGGACACCACGGGCCTGATCACCAGCAAGGGCGGCCAGTCCCCGGTCGCCGACGAGCCGGGCGTGGACCGCTGCTTCACGCTCGCCGTGAAGGCGGCCACCGAGGCCGTCGAGCACGGCCGGCTGGCCGAGGCGGGCTACGACCCGGAGCGGGTCGCCGTGGTCATCGGCAGCAGCCTCGGCACCAGCCGGAGCGTGGAGAAGTTCCACGAGCAGTGGATCAAGCAGGGTCTGCGCAAGGCGGACGTCCGGCTGCTGAAGGGGTACTCGCTGCACAGCGTGGCCGACCTGGTCGCCGAGCGGCTGCAGCTGACCGGCCCCCGGGCCACCCTCTCCAACGCCTGCGCGGCCGGCGCGGTGGCCATCGGCTACGCGTCCGAGCTGCTCTGGAGCGGCGAGGCCGACGTGGTGCTGGTCGGCGGGGTGGACCCGCTGGCCGGGCTCTCCTTCAACGGCTTCCACTCGCTCGGCGCGCTGGACTCCGACGCCTGCTCCCCGTACACCCGCTCGGCCGGGCTCAACCTCGGCGAGGGCGCCGGGTTCCTGCTGCTGGAGAACGCGGACGCGGCCGCCAGGCGCGGCGTCCCGGCGATCGCCGAGGTGGCCGGGTACGGCCTGTCCGCCGACGCGTACCACCTGACCGCGCCGGACCCGGGCGGTGACGGTGCGTCGAGGGCCATGACGGCGGCGCTGCGCAGCGCGGGCCACACCGTGGACCAGGTCGACTACATCAACGGCCACGGCACCGGCACGCCGACCAACGACAAGATCGAGCCGAAGGCGATCCGGACCCTCTTCAAGACCCCGCCGCCGGTCAGCTCGACCAAGTCGATGATCGGTCACACCCTGGGCGCGGCCGGTGCGGTGGAGGCCGTGGTCTGCGCGATGGCCGTCCGCGACGGCATCCTGCCGCCGACCGCCAACACCGGTGGCACCCCGGCCCCGAGCGGGCTTGACATCGTGCCGGAGAAGGCCCGGCACGAGGCGATCGACGTGGTGGTCTCCAACTCCTTCGCGTTCGGCGGCAACAACGCCGCCCTGGTGATCCGGAACGCCGCGATGACCGACACCCCGCCCCCGGCGGCGGTGGCCGCCGCGGTCGGCCGGGACGTGGTGATCACCGGCGTCGCCGGCATCGCCGGCTCTGCGCACAGCCACGCCGAGCTGCTCGAGACGCTCGCCTCCGGCGAACCCGCGTACCGCGAGCAGGTCGAGGTGGAGGGCTACGGCAGCCGCCCGGCCGGCACCATCGACTACAAGGCGATCGCGGCGGGCGTCAACCCCGCCGTGCTGCGCCGGATGGACCCGACCAGCCGACTGGCCGCCGCGGCCGTCGAGCAGCTGCACCGCACGTACGGCAAGCCGAGCCGGCAGCAGGCCGAGCAGACCGGACTGATCTTCGCCACCGGTCTGGCCCCGATCACGCCGGTGAAGGACTTCAACGAGGGCATCGTGCTGGCCGGCGGCCCGTCCGGCGCCAACCCGAAGTTCTTCCCGAACACGGTGGTGAACGCGGCCGCCGGGCACGTGGCGATCCTGCACCGCTTCAAGGGCATCACCGCCACCGTCTGCGCGGGCGGCACCAGTGCGCTGAGCGCGCTGCACTACGCCTACCGGCTGATCTCCCGGGGTGCCTCCGAACGGATCGTGGTGGTGGTCGCGGACGAGTGCCCGGACGCCCTGCTGGCCGGGCACGTGAAGATCCCCGGCTTCCTCAGCGACAAGGGGGTGCACCCGTTCGGCGGGGGCGGCACGGTGCTCGCGGCCGGTGCGGTCGCGATCGTGCTGGAGTCCGCCGCCAGTGCGCGGGAGAACGAGACCCCGGTGCTCGCCAAGGTGGCCGGCTTCGGTCTGACCGGCGACGACAGCGGGATCTCCGGCCTGCACAGCCACGGCACGGCCTGGGCCCGCTCGATGTCCGAGGCGCTCCGGACGGCCGAACTCACCCCGCAGGACATCGGCCTGGTCGCCTCGGCGGCGATGGGCCGCCCGGCGGTGGACGACGTCGAGATCGCCGCCCTGCGGGCCAGCGGTCTGGCCGAGCGGCCGCTGACCGCGACCAAGTCGCTGTTCGGCGAGACCTCGGGCTCCGCCCCTGGGCTGGCCCTGGTCGCGGCGGTGCAGTCGATCCAGGACGGCTTCCTGCCCGGTACCTGGGGCGTGGACGTGGCCCCCGACGAGCTGCCGGGACTGGTGCCGCAGGGCGGCCGGTCCGGCGACGTCGACCACGCGCTGGTCTCCAGCTTCGCCTACGGCGGCAGCTACCTCTCGCTGGTGGTCTCGCGGTGGCAGTCATGA
- a CDS encoding aminomethyl transferase family protein, whose amino-acid sequence MAGITQHYDHIRTTVGVYTPGAGLVAVSGLERGVVLGRVLAKDSEYVEPDTARDTLILDEQGGIWDAVIHIELDDTSWLISQSRTDLAELLREAAADLDDVQVIDATGEQAAVAFEGPKAWKIAENLVDFEVSSLVLHGVTAVDLPGADGESGILTRIGTTGEYGYLLLAPVGADPLGTVLTQAQALAGGAVDEPALSRARAEVRHPQVAGQTIGLTVREANLEWLVSWNREDEFRGSAALAEAPAPERGLITLTAPAGSAPAVGSAILAGDRQVGEVRAVFPSAEGAIELALGLLAKPFDVPGLALLGTDEAGTPVTLTTVSSPVVVPQSWTERIGA is encoded by the coding sequence ATGGCCGGTATCACCCAGCACTACGACCACATCCGCACCACCGTCGGCGTCTACACCCCGGGGGCCGGCCTGGTCGCCGTCTCGGGCCTGGAGCGCGGCGTCGTCCTCGGCCGGGTGCTGGCCAAGGACAGCGAGTACGTCGAGCCCGACACCGCCCGCGACACCCTGATCCTGGACGAGCAGGGCGGCATCTGGGACGCCGTCATCCACATCGAACTGGACGACACCAGCTGGCTGATCTCGCAGTCCCGCACCGACCTGGCCGAGCTGCTCCGCGAGGCGGCCGCCGACCTGGACGACGTCCAGGTGATCGACGCCACCGGCGAGCAGGCCGCAGTCGCCTTCGAGGGCCCGAAGGCCTGGAAGATCGCCGAGAACCTGGTCGACTTCGAGGTCTCCAGCCTGGTCCTGCACGGCGTCACCGCCGTCGATCTGCCGGGCGCCGACGGCGAGTCGGGCATCCTGACCCGGATCGGCACCACCGGCGAGTACGGCTACCTGCTGCTCGCCCCGGTCGGCGCCGACCCGCTGGGCACCGTGCTGACCCAGGCCCAGGCGCTGGCCGGCGGCGCGGTCGACGAGCCCGCGCTGAGCCGGGCCCGGGCCGAGGTCCGGCACCCCCAGGTGGCCGGCCAGACCATCGGTCTGACGGTCCGTGAGGCCAACCTCGAGTGGCTGGTCAGCTGGAACCGCGAGGACGAGTTCCGCGGCAGCGCCGCGCTGGCCGAGGCGCCCGCCCCGGAGCGCGGCCTGATCACCCTCACCGCCCCGGCCGGCTCGGCGCCCGCCGTCGGCAGCGCCATCCTCGCCGGTGACCGCCAGGTCGGCGAGGTCCGGGCGGTCTTCCCGAGCGCCGAGGGCGCGATCGAGCTGGCCCTCGGCCTGCTCGCCAAGCCCTTCGACGTCCCCGGCCTCGCCCTGCTGGGCACCGACGAGGCCGGTACCCCCGTCACCCTGACCACGGTCTCCTCGCCGGTGGTCGTCCCGCAGTCCTGGACCGAGCGAATCGGAGCCTGA